From Saccharothrix espanaensis DSM 44229, the proteins below share one genomic window:
- a CDS encoding ArsR/SmtB family transcription factor translates to MDKVFKALADETRRYLLDRLREENGQTLGELCARLGMARQSVTQHLGVLEAANLITTVRRGREKLHYLNPVPLHDIQQRWIDRFEQPRLRVLSEIKRQAEASMKPEFVYVTYIQSTPEKVWEALTDADLTAAYWAHSNVSDWQEGSTWEHRRADGSGIADVVGEVVTSEPPHRLVTTWRFPEGGGDVSTVTYAIKSHDGVVRLTVTHVGLADETAFSEISQGWPAVLSNLKSFLETGSALPTAPWEVPVG, encoded by the coding sequence GTGGACAAGGTGTTCAAGGCGCTGGCCGACGAGACCCGTCGCTACCTGCTCGACCGGTTGCGCGAGGAGAACGGGCAGACGCTCGGTGAGCTGTGCGCGCGGCTGGGCATGGCCCGGCAGTCCGTGACGCAGCACCTGGGCGTGCTGGAGGCCGCGAACCTGATCACCACCGTCCGCCGCGGCCGGGAGAAGTTGCACTACCTCAACCCGGTGCCGCTGCACGACATCCAGCAACGGTGGATCGACCGGTTCGAGCAACCGCGGCTGCGGGTGCTGAGTGAGATCAAACGACAGGCGGAGGCCTCGATGAAGCCCGAATTCGTGTACGTGACCTACATCCAGAGCACGCCGGAGAAGGTCTGGGAGGCGCTCACCGACGCCGACCTCACCGCCGCCTACTGGGCCCACTCCAACGTGTCCGACTGGCAGGAGGGCTCGACCTGGGAGCACCGCCGCGCCGACGGTTCCGGGATCGCCGACGTGGTGGGCGAGGTCGTGACCAGCGAGCCGCCGCACCGCCTGGTGACCACGTGGCGCTTCCCGGAGGGCGGGGGCGACGTCTCCACCGTCACCTACGCCATCAAGTCCCACGACGGCGTCGTCCGGCTCACCGTGACCCACGTCGGCCTGGCCGACGAGACGGCGTTCTCCGAGATCTCCCAGGGCTGGCCGGCGGTGCTGTCCAACCTGAAGTCGTTCCTGGAGACCGGCAGCGCGCTGCCCACCGCGCCGTGGGAGGTGCCGGTCGGGTAA
- a CDS encoding GNAT family N-acetyltransferase, with protein MSRRVVGVTLDNLEHLSKHSRTCVFWELAPHLKDQAEEYGDTEFEKEAWVSSVLLEWGSCGRIISLDGIPAGSVFYAPPAAVPRSLAFPTSPASPDAVLMTGLEVLPEFRGGGLGRVLVQTVAKDLTRRGVKAIEAFGDNQPTDGERSCVTPADFLLQVGFKTVRPHPKWPRLRLELRSASSWKEDVEAALERLLSSVSVSTATAEPSFRPV; from the coding sequence GTGTCGCGACGCGTTGTGGGCGTCACTCTGGACAACCTGGAGCACCTCTCCAAGCACAGCCGGACGTGCGTGTTCTGGGAACTGGCGCCGCACCTCAAGGATCAGGCCGAGGAGTACGGCGACACGGAGTTCGAGAAGGAGGCCTGGGTCTCCAGCGTCCTGCTCGAATGGGGTTCGTGCGGCCGGATCATCTCCCTCGACGGCATCCCGGCGGGCTCGGTGTTCTACGCGCCGCCGGCGGCCGTGCCCCGCTCGTTGGCCTTCCCCACCTCCCCCGCCAGCCCCGACGCGGTGCTGATGACCGGGCTGGAGGTGCTGCCGGAGTTCCGCGGTGGCGGGCTCGGCCGGGTACTGGTGCAGACCGTGGCGAAGGACCTGACCCGGCGCGGCGTGAAGGCGATCGAGGCCTTCGGCGACAACCAGCCCACCGACGGCGAGCGGTCGTGCGTGACCCCGGCCGACTTCCTGCTCCAGGTGGGCTTCAAGACCGTCCGCCCGCACCCCAAGTGGCCGCGGCTGCGGCTGGAACTGCGCAGCGCGTCCTCCTGGAAGGAAGACGTCGAGGCGGCGCTGGAGCGCCTGCTCAGCAGCGTGAGCGTGTCGACAGCGACCGCCGAACCGAGCTTCCGCCCCGTCTGA
- a CDS encoding aminotransferase-like domain-containing protein translates to MNLPGQPAKQGARSLDPHLRRYAARTAGMTASEIRALFAVASRPEVVSLAGGMPHLAALPLDSLSVEIGDLIAQDGLVALQYGSAHGVPELREQICDVMALEGINGHPDDVVVTVGSQMGLDMVTRIFCDPGDVVLAEGPSYVGALGSFSAYQAQVVHVAMDADGLVPAALQEAVLAVEKAGQRVKFLYTIPNFHNPAGVTLAVRRRAEVLEICRRHGILVVEDNPYGLLGFDGTTYPALRSTDPDNVVYLGSFSKTFAAGLRVGWVLAPHAVREKLVLAAESATLCPPTLNQLIVSRYLSTHDWKGQIKTYREAYRERRDAAISALEQHMPVGSTWNKPNGGFYVWLTVPEGVDTKAMLPRAITQRVAYASGTGFYADGLGSRQLRISYCYPTPERIREGVRRLANVIKDEMELHETFGPTTARAISGPQNPSPDTA, encoded by the coding sequence GTGAACCTACCCGGACAGCCCGCCAAGCAGGGCGCCAGAAGCCTCGACCCCCACCTGCGCCGGTACGCGGCGCGCACGGCGGGGATGACGGCATCGGAGATCCGGGCGCTGTTCGCGGTGGCGAGCCGACCCGAGGTGGTGTCCCTGGCGGGGGGGATGCCCCACCTCGCGGCACTTCCGCTCGACTCCCTCTCGGTCGAGATCGGCGACCTGATCGCGCAGGACGGCCTCGTCGCGCTCCAGTACGGCTCCGCGCACGGCGTGCCCGAGCTGCGCGAGCAGATCTGCGACGTGATGGCGCTGGAGGGCATCAACGGCCACCCGGACGACGTCGTGGTCACCGTCGGTTCCCAGATGGGCCTCGACATGGTCACCCGCATCTTCTGCGACCCCGGCGACGTCGTGCTGGCCGAGGGGCCCTCCTACGTGGGCGCGCTCGGCTCGTTCTCCGCCTACCAGGCTCAGGTCGTGCACGTGGCGATGGACGCGGACGGCCTGGTGCCCGCCGCGCTCCAGGAGGCCGTCCTGGCGGTCGAGAAGGCCGGTCAGCGGGTCAAGTTCCTCTACACGATCCCGAACTTCCACAACCCGGCCGGCGTGACGCTGGCCGTGCGGCGGCGGGCCGAGGTGCTGGAGATCTGCCGCCGGCACGGCATCCTCGTGGTCGAGGACAACCCGTACGGGCTGCTCGGCTTCGACGGCACCACCTACCCCGCGCTGCGGTCCACCGACCCGGACAACGTGGTCTACCTCGGGTCGTTCTCCAAGACGTTCGCGGCCGGGCTGCGGGTGGGCTGGGTGCTCGCGCCGCACGCCGTGCGCGAGAAGCTCGTTTTGGCCGCCGAGTCGGCCACGCTGTGCCCGCCGACCCTCAACCAGCTGATCGTGTCGCGCTACCTGTCGACGCACGACTGGAAGGGTCAGATCAAGACCTACCGCGAGGCGTACCGGGAACGCCGGGACGCGGCCATCTCGGCGCTGGAGCAGCACATGCCGGTTGGTTCCACGTGGAACAAGCCGAACGGCGGGTTCTACGTGTGGCTGACCGTCCCGGAGGGCGTGGACACCAAGGCGATGCTGCCGCGCGCGATCACGCAGCGCGTGGCGTACGCGTCCGGCACCGGCTTCTACGCGGACGGGCTGGGCAGCCGCCAGTTGCGCATCTCGTACTGCTACCCGACGCCGGAGCGGATCCGCGAGGGCGTGCGCCGGCTCGCGAACGTGATCAAGGACGAGATGGAGCTGCACGAGACGTTCGGTCCGACGACCGCGCGTGCCATCTCCGGGCCGCAGAACCCGTCGCCCGACACCGCCTGA
- a CDS encoding D-alanine--D-alanine ligase family protein: MSDRWVAVLSGGLSHEREVSLRSGRRLSAALRSVGLVVEEWDADAQLLTRLRDHRPDAVVVALHGGEGENGSVQTILELVGVPFVGTDSRACRRAWDKPTAKGEIARAGLATPEWAVLPHATFRELGAKPVLDAMVEQFGLPLMLKPDQGGSALGAQVVREAADLPAAMVGCLAYGDTVLAERYVAGVEVAVTVVDGPDGPYALPPVEIVPENGIYDYTARYTAGLTDFHAPARLDEKAAQAVGELAVAAHRLLGLRDVSRTDAVVAADGTVHFLEVNVSPGLTETSLLPMAVEAAGASLGEIYAGLIERAVSR, encoded by the coding sequence TTGTCTGACCGTTGGGTAGCCGTGCTGTCCGGTGGTCTGTCGCACGAGCGCGAGGTGAGCCTGCGATCCGGTCGCCGGCTCTCCGCCGCGCTGCGTTCGGTGGGCCTGGTCGTGGAGGAGTGGGACGCCGACGCCCAGCTCCTGACCCGGTTGCGCGACCACCGGCCCGATGCCGTCGTCGTCGCCCTGCACGGCGGCGAGGGCGAGAACGGGTCGGTGCAGACGATCCTCGAACTGGTCGGGGTGCCGTTCGTCGGCACGGACTCGCGGGCGTGCCGCCGGGCGTGGGACAAGCCGACCGCCAAGGGCGAGATCGCGCGCGCCGGGTTGGCCACGCCGGAGTGGGCGGTCCTGCCGCACGCGACGTTCCGCGAACTCGGCGCCAAGCCGGTGCTGGACGCGATGGTCGAGCAGTTCGGTCTTCCGCTGATGCTCAAGCCGGACCAGGGCGGGTCGGCACTCGGCGCCCAGGTGGTGCGCGAGGCGGCGGACCTGCCGGCCGCGATGGTCGGCTGCCTGGCGTACGGCGACACCGTGCTGGCCGAGCGGTACGTGGCAGGCGTCGAGGTGGCCGTGACGGTCGTGGACGGGCCGGACGGTCCCTACGCCCTGCCGCCGGTCGAGATCGTGCCGGAGAACGGCATCTACGACTACACCGCCCGGTACACCGCCGGCCTCACCGATTTCCACGCGCCGGCGCGGCTGGACGAGAAGGCGGCGCAGGCGGTCGGCGAACTCGCCGTGGCCGCGCACCGGCTGCTCGGTCTGCGCGACGTGTCGCGGACGGACGCGGTCGTCGCGGCGGACGGCACGGTCCACTTCCTCGAAGTGAACGTCTCGCCCGGACTGACCGAGACCTCGCTGCTGCCGATGGCGGTCGAGGCGGCTGGCGCGTCACTGGGGGAGATCTACGCGGGGCTCATCGAGCGCGCTGTTTCACGTTGA
- a CDS encoding ParB/RepB/Spo0J family partition protein, with protein MTEQRKGGLGRGLAALIPSGPPVGAPTPARAVPNGNGTTPAPSPADASPSGEVAGAVYQELSVTSIRTNPKQPRQVFDEEALRELEHSIREFGLMQPIVVRATGADTYELVMGERRWRATQLAGLKTIPAIVRHTADDVMLRDALLENIHRVQLNPLEEAAAYQQLLEEFGVTHEELADRIGRSRPVVTNTIRLLKLPLPVQRRVAAGVLSAGHARALLGLEDPGVQEELATRIVAEGMSVRATEEAVTLAKSAEPAKAKQVRRKPIQAPGLQELAERLSDNFDTRVKVELGQRKGRIVVEFGSVDDLERIIELMSPEATNRTRSSDV; from the coding sequence ATGACGGAGCAGCGCAAGGGTGGACTGGGTCGCGGTCTCGCGGCCCTGATCCCGAGCGGTCCACCGGTTGGTGCGCCGACACCGGCCAGGGCCGTCCCGAACGGGAACGGCACCACCCCTGCGCCCTCCCCCGCCGACGCCTCGCCCTCGGGTGAGGTCGCCGGCGCGGTGTACCAGGAGCTGTCGGTCACGTCGATCCGCACGAACCCGAAGCAGCCGCGGCAGGTGTTCGACGAGGAGGCGCTCCGCGAGCTGGAGCACTCCATCCGCGAGTTCGGCCTGATGCAGCCGATCGTGGTGCGGGCGACCGGGGCGGACACGTACGAACTGGTGATGGGTGAGCGCCGCTGGCGCGCCACCCAGCTGGCCGGCCTGAAGACGATCCCGGCGATCGTCCGGCACACCGCCGACGACGTGATGCTGCGGGATGCGCTGCTGGAGAACATCCACCGGGTGCAGCTCAACCCGTTGGAAGAGGCGGCGGCGTACCAGCAGTTGCTGGAGGAGTTCGGCGTCACGCACGAGGAGCTGGCCGACCGGATCGGCCGCAGCCGCCCGGTCGTGACCAACACGATCCGGCTGCTGAAGCTCCCCCTCCCCGTGCAGCGGCGGGTGGCGGCGGGCGTGCTGTCGGCCGGTCACGCGCGGGCGTTGCTCGGCTTGGAGGACCCGGGCGTCCAGGAGGAGCTGGCGACTCGGATCGTGGCCGAGGGCATGTCGGTCCGCGCGACCGAGGAAGCGGTGACGCTGGCGAAGTCGGCGGAGCCTGCGAAGGCGAAGCAGGTCCGGCGCAAGCCGATCCAGGCGCCGGGGTTGCAGGAGCTCGCGGAGCGGCTGTCGGACAACTTCGACACCCGGGTGAAGGTCGAGCTGGGTCAGCGGAAGGGCCGGATCGTGGTCGAATTCGGGTCCGTTGACGATCTTGAACGGATCATCGAACTCATGTCGCCAGAAGCGACAAATCGGACACGTTCGTCGGACGTGTGA
- a CDS encoding ParA family protein, with product MWTPIAEEAARATRVLHPDSLQLPRPARRRVLTVANQKGGVGKTTSTVNVAAALAIHGLKVLVIDLDPQGNASTALAVEHRSGTPSVYEVLIGEMSVAEAAQVSPTSPNLYCVPATIDLAGAEIELVSMVARESRLKEALSPEALDPIRPDYVFIDCPPSLGLLTVNAMVAAQEVLIPIQCEYYALEGLGQLLRNIELVQAHLNPTLLVSTILLTMYDGRTKLADQVTSEVRGHFGDTVLRTVIPRSVKVSEAPGFGQTVLTYDPGSRGAMSYLDAAREIAEYGAEMGSA from the coding sequence GTGTGGACCCCGATCGCGGAGGAAGCAGCGCGCGCTACCCGTGTTCTGCACCCCGACTCCCTCCAACTCCCCCGCCCCGCCCGCCGCCGCGTCCTCACCGTCGCGAACCAGAAGGGCGGCGTGGGCAAGACGACCAGCACGGTCAACGTGGCCGCCGCCCTCGCGATCCACGGCCTGAAGGTCTTGGTGATCGACCTCGACCCGCAGGGCAACGCGAGCACGGCGCTGGCCGTCGAGCACCGGTCCGGCACCCCTTCCGTGTACGAGGTGCTGATCGGTGAGATGTCCGTCGCCGAGGCCGCTCAGGTCAGCCCGACGTCCCCCAACCTCTACTGCGTGCCCGCCACGATCGACCTGGCGGGCGCGGAGATCGAACTCGTCTCGATGGTGGCCCGCGAGTCGCGCCTCAAGGAGGCGCTGAGCCCCGAGGCGCTGGACCCGATCCGGCCGGACTACGTGTTCATCGACTGCCCGCCGTCGCTGGGCCTGCTCACCGTCAACGCGATGGTGGCGGCGCAGGAAGTCCTGATCCCGATCCAGTGCGAGTACTACGCGCTGGAGGGTCTGGGGCAGCTCCTGCGGAACATCGAGCTCGTCCAGGCGCACCTCAACCCGACGCTGCTGGTCAGCACAATTCTGCTGACGATGTACGACGGGAGGACGAAACTCGCCGACCAGGTCACCAGCGAGGTTCGCGGGCACTTCGGCGATACGGTCCTCAGGACGGTGATTCCGCGCAGCGTGAAGGTGTCGGAAGCACCAGGGTTCGGTCAGACGGTGCTCACCTACGACCCCGGTTCGCGGGGCGCGATGAGCTACCTGGACGCGGCACGCGAGATCGCCGAATACGGCGCGGAGATGGGGTCGGCATGA
- the rsmG gene encoding 16S rRNA (guanine(527)-N(7))-methyltransferase RsmG — MAVALEDRAKRVFGDHYPQAVAFWNLLVEHGFERGLIGPREVDRLWERHILNSAVVAELLPEGCRVVDVGSGAGLPGIPLAIARPDLDLTLLEPMARRVAWLTEVVDALGLKTVVLRGRAEEAAVRERLAGSDVVTARAVAPLERLTQWCLPLVRPGGQLVALKGESAAEELERDAEAVRRAGGIRPRVVVCGGDVLELPTTVVLMERDEQASRRDGSRRKRKDR; from the coding sequence CTACCCCCAGGCGGTTGCCTTCTGGAACCTGCTCGTGGAGCACGGGTTCGAGCGCGGGCTCATCGGCCCGCGCGAGGTCGACCGCCTCTGGGAACGGCACATCCTCAATTCGGCGGTCGTCGCGGAGTTGCTTCCCGAAGGGTGCCGGGTGGTGGACGTAGGCTCGGGCGCGGGCTTGCCGGGGATCCCCCTGGCGATCGCCCGCCCCGACCTCGACCTCACGCTGCTGGAGCCCATGGCGCGTCGGGTGGCGTGGCTGACCGAAGTGGTCGATGCGCTGGGGCTGAAGACCGTGGTCCTCCGCGGGCGAGCCGAGGAGGCGGCGGTGCGGGAACGGCTGGCCGGCAGCGATGTCGTGACGGCCCGCGCCGTGGCTCCGCTGGAACGGCTCACCCAGTGGTGCCTCCCGCTGGTGCGGCCGGGCGGCCAACTCGTCGCGCTCAAGGGCGAGAGCGCCGCAGAGGAACTGGAACGCGACGCCGAGGCGGTGCGCCGGGCCGGTGGGATCCGGCCCCGGGTCGTTGTCTGCGGTGGCGATGTACTCGAACTGCCGACGACCGTCGTGCTGATGGAGCGCGACGAGCAGGCGAGCCGCCGTGACGGCTCGCGTCGTAAGAGGAAGGATCGGTGA